The following proteins are encoded in a genomic region of Hippocampus zosterae strain Florida chromosome 2, ASM2543408v3, whole genome shotgun sequence:
- the uba3 gene encoding NEDD8-activating enzyme E1 catalytic subunit isoform X2 → MADAEEPEKKRRRIEDLTDKMAVDGGACDWDGRWNHVRKFLERPGPFTHPDFEPSTETLQFLLETCKILVIGAGGLGCELLKDLALSGFRLIHVVDMDTIDLSNLNRQFLFRPKDVGRPKAEVAADFINSRIPGCKVVPHYKKIQDFDESFYRQFHIIVCGLDSIIARRWMNGMLISLLSYEDGILDPSSIIPLIDGGTEGFKGNARVILPGMTACIDCTLELYPPQVHFPMCTVASMPRLPEHCIEYPRLFQWPKEKPFGETSLDGDNPEHIQWMFERALERAAQFNITGVTYRLTQGVVKRIIPAVASTNAVIAAACASEVFKIATSAYIPLNNYLVFNDVDGLYTYSFEAERKDNCSACSQVPQDLQFPSSAKLQEVLEYLTENASLQMKSPAITTTLEGKNKTLYLQSVKSIEERTRPNLCKTLKELGLSDGQELAVADITTPQTVLFKLNFTA, encoded by the exons ATGGCGGATGCCGAGGAGCC GGAGAAGAAAAGAAGGCGAATAGAGGACCTGACAGACAA aatggctGTAGATGGTGGTGCCTGCGACTGGGACGGCCGGTGGAATCACGTGAGAAAGTTCCTGGAGAGACCCGGTCCGTTCACACATCCCGATTTCGAGCCAAGCACAGAG ACTCTCCAGTTCCTGTTGGAAACGTGCAAGATTTTAGTGATTGGTGCTGGTGGACTTGGCTGCGAACTGCTTAAAGATTTG GCCCTGTCTGGGTTTCGCCTCATCCATGTGGTTGACATGGACACTATCGACTTGTCAAACCTCAATCGGCAGTTTCTTTTCAG ACCTAAAGATGTCGGACGACCAAAAGCAGAAGTGGCTGCTGACTTCATCAACAGTCGCATCCCTGGATGTAAAGTTGTCCC TCACTACAAGAAAATCCAGGACTTTGATGAGTCCTTCTACCGGC AGTTTCACATCATCGTCTGCGGGCTGGACTCCATCATCGCCAGGCGATGGATGAACGGCATGCTG ATATCACTCCTGAGCTATGAAGATGGAATACTGGACCCCAGCTCCATCATCCCCCTCATTGACGGGGGCACGGAAGGCTTTAAAGGAAACGCCCGCGTCATTTTACCCGGCATGACGGCTTGCATCGACTGCACACTTGAGCTGTACCCACCGCAG GTTCACTTCCCCATGTGCACCGTTGCGTCCATGCCGAGGCTCCCCGAACATTGCATTGAATATCCCCGATTGTTTCAGTGGCCCAAAGAAAAGCCATTTGGAG AAACCAGTTTAGACGGCGATAATCCCGAGCACATCCAGTGGATGTTTGAGCGAGCGCTGGAGCGAGCTGCACAGTTCAACATAACAGGAGTCACATACCGACTCACTCAAG GCGTCGTAAAGCGGATCATTCCTGCCGTGGCGTCGACAAATGCCGTTATCGCCG CTGCCTGCGCAAGTGAAGTGTTTAAAATTGCGACAAG TGCGTATATTCCTTTAAATAATTACCTGGTCTTCAATGATGTGGACGGACTCTACACTTACAGTTTTGAAGCTGAGCGAAAG GACAACTGTTCGGCGTGCAGCCAGGTGCCTCAAGACCTTCAGTTCCCGTCTTCTGCAAAACTACAGGAGGTCTTGGAGTACCTGACAGAGAACGCCTCCCT GCAAATGAAATCTCCGGCTATCACCACAACTCTGGAAGGCAAAAATAAGACACTGTACCTGCAG tCTGTCAAATCAATTGAGGAACGAACACGGCCTAACCTCTGCAAAACCTTGAAAG AGCTGGGCTTGTCGGACGGACAGGAATTAGCAGTGGCAGACATCACCACGCCTCAGACAGTCCTCTTCAAGCTCAATTTCACTGCCTAA
- the uba3 gene encoding NEDD8-activating enzyme E1 catalytic subunit isoform X1 translates to MADAEEPEKKRRRIEDLTDKLVTNANERMAVDGGACDWDGRWNHVRKFLERPGPFTHPDFEPSTETLQFLLETCKILVIGAGGLGCELLKDLALSGFRLIHVVDMDTIDLSNLNRQFLFRPKDVGRPKAEVAADFINSRIPGCKVVPHYKKIQDFDESFYRQFHIIVCGLDSIIARRWMNGMLISLLSYEDGILDPSSIIPLIDGGTEGFKGNARVILPGMTACIDCTLELYPPQVHFPMCTVASMPRLPEHCIEYPRLFQWPKEKPFGETSLDGDNPEHIQWMFERALERAAQFNITGVTYRLTQGVVKRIIPAVASTNAVIAAACASEVFKIATSAYIPLNNYLVFNDVDGLYTYSFEAERKDNCSACSQVPQDLQFPSSAKLQEVLEYLTENASLQMKSPAITTTLEGKNKTLYLQSVKSIEERTRPNLCKTLKELGLSDGQELAVADITTPQTVLFKLNFTA, encoded by the exons ATGGCGGATGCCGAGGAGCC GGAGAAGAAAAGAAGGCGAATAGAGGACCTGACAGACAAGTTAGTGACGAATGCTAATGAAAG aatggctGTAGATGGTGGTGCCTGCGACTGGGACGGCCGGTGGAATCACGTGAGAAAGTTCCTGGAGAGACCCGGTCCGTTCACACATCCCGATTTCGAGCCAAGCACAGAG ACTCTCCAGTTCCTGTTGGAAACGTGCAAGATTTTAGTGATTGGTGCTGGTGGACTTGGCTGCGAACTGCTTAAAGATTTG GCCCTGTCTGGGTTTCGCCTCATCCATGTGGTTGACATGGACACTATCGACTTGTCAAACCTCAATCGGCAGTTTCTTTTCAG ACCTAAAGATGTCGGACGACCAAAAGCAGAAGTGGCTGCTGACTTCATCAACAGTCGCATCCCTGGATGTAAAGTTGTCCC TCACTACAAGAAAATCCAGGACTTTGATGAGTCCTTCTACCGGC AGTTTCACATCATCGTCTGCGGGCTGGACTCCATCATCGCCAGGCGATGGATGAACGGCATGCTG ATATCACTCCTGAGCTATGAAGATGGAATACTGGACCCCAGCTCCATCATCCCCCTCATTGACGGGGGCACGGAAGGCTTTAAAGGAAACGCCCGCGTCATTTTACCCGGCATGACGGCTTGCATCGACTGCACACTTGAGCTGTACCCACCGCAG GTTCACTTCCCCATGTGCACCGTTGCGTCCATGCCGAGGCTCCCCGAACATTGCATTGAATATCCCCGATTGTTTCAGTGGCCCAAAGAAAAGCCATTTGGAG AAACCAGTTTAGACGGCGATAATCCCGAGCACATCCAGTGGATGTTTGAGCGAGCGCTGGAGCGAGCTGCACAGTTCAACATAACAGGAGTCACATACCGACTCACTCAAG GCGTCGTAAAGCGGATCATTCCTGCCGTGGCGTCGACAAATGCCGTTATCGCCG CTGCCTGCGCAAGTGAAGTGTTTAAAATTGCGACAAG TGCGTATATTCCTTTAAATAATTACCTGGTCTTCAATGATGTGGACGGACTCTACACTTACAGTTTTGAAGCTGAGCGAAAG GACAACTGTTCGGCGTGCAGCCAGGTGCCTCAAGACCTTCAGTTCCCGTCTTCTGCAAAACTACAGGAGGTCTTGGAGTACCTGACAGAGAACGCCTCCCT GCAAATGAAATCTCCGGCTATCACCACAACTCTGGAAGGCAAAAATAAGACACTGTACCTGCAG tCTGTCAAATCAATTGAGGAACGAACACGGCCTAACCTCTGCAAAACCTTGAAAG AGCTGGGCTTGTCGGACGGACAGGAATTAGCAGTGGCAGACATCACCACGCCTCAGACAGTCCTCTTCAAGCTCAATTTCACTGCCTAA
- the uba3 gene encoding NEDD8-activating enzyme E1 catalytic subunit isoform X3 — MNSCKEIWLGQESIRYFKMAVDGGACDWDGRWNHVRKFLERPGPFTHPDFEPSTETLQFLLETCKILVIGAGGLGCELLKDLALSGFRLIHVVDMDTIDLSNLNRQFLFRPKDVGRPKAEVAADFINSRIPGCKVVPHYKKIQDFDESFYRQFHIIVCGLDSIIARRWMNGMLISLLSYEDGILDPSSIIPLIDGGTEGFKGNARVILPGMTACIDCTLELYPPQVHFPMCTVASMPRLPEHCIEYPRLFQWPKEKPFGETSLDGDNPEHIQWMFERALERAAQFNITGVTYRLTQGVVKRIIPAVASTNAVIAAACASEVFKIATSAYIPLNNYLVFNDVDGLYTYSFEAERKDNCSACSQVPQDLQFPSSAKLQEVLEYLTENASLQMKSPAITTTLEGKNKTLYLQSVKSIEERTRPNLCKTLKELGLSDGQELAVADITTPQTVLFKLNFTA; from the exons ATGAACTCGTGTAAGGAGATCTGGCTTGGTCAGGAGTCCATCAGATATTTTAA aatggctGTAGATGGTGGTGCCTGCGACTGGGACGGCCGGTGGAATCACGTGAGAAAGTTCCTGGAGAGACCCGGTCCGTTCACACATCCCGATTTCGAGCCAAGCACAGAG ACTCTCCAGTTCCTGTTGGAAACGTGCAAGATTTTAGTGATTGGTGCTGGTGGACTTGGCTGCGAACTGCTTAAAGATTTG GCCCTGTCTGGGTTTCGCCTCATCCATGTGGTTGACATGGACACTATCGACTTGTCAAACCTCAATCGGCAGTTTCTTTTCAG ACCTAAAGATGTCGGACGACCAAAAGCAGAAGTGGCTGCTGACTTCATCAACAGTCGCATCCCTGGATGTAAAGTTGTCCC TCACTACAAGAAAATCCAGGACTTTGATGAGTCCTTCTACCGGC AGTTTCACATCATCGTCTGCGGGCTGGACTCCATCATCGCCAGGCGATGGATGAACGGCATGCTG ATATCACTCCTGAGCTATGAAGATGGAATACTGGACCCCAGCTCCATCATCCCCCTCATTGACGGGGGCACGGAAGGCTTTAAAGGAAACGCCCGCGTCATTTTACCCGGCATGACGGCTTGCATCGACTGCACACTTGAGCTGTACCCACCGCAG GTTCACTTCCCCATGTGCACCGTTGCGTCCATGCCGAGGCTCCCCGAACATTGCATTGAATATCCCCGATTGTTTCAGTGGCCCAAAGAAAAGCCATTTGGAG AAACCAGTTTAGACGGCGATAATCCCGAGCACATCCAGTGGATGTTTGAGCGAGCGCTGGAGCGAGCTGCACAGTTCAACATAACAGGAGTCACATACCGACTCACTCAAG GCGTCGTAAAGCGGATCATTCCTGCCGTGGCGTCGACAAATGCCGTTATCGCCG CTGCCTGCGCAAGTGAAGTGTTTAAAATTGCGACAAG TGCGTATATTCCTTTAAATAATTACCTGGTCTTCAATGATGTGGACGGACTCTACACTTACAGTTTTGAAGCTGAGCGAAAG GACAACTGTTCGGCGTGCAGCCAGGTGCCTCAAGACCTTCAGTTCCCGTCTTCTGCAAAACTACAGGAGGTCTTGGAGTACCTGACAGAGAACGCCTCCCT GCAAATGAAATCTCCGGCTATCACCACAACTCTGGAAGGCAAAAATAAGACACTGTACCTGCAG tCTGTCAAATCAATTGAGGAACGAACACGGCCTAACCTCTGCAAAACCTTGAAAG AGCTGGGCTTGTCGGACGGACAGGAATTAGCAGTGGCAGACATCACCACGCCTCAGACAGTCCTCTTCAAGCTCAATTTCACTGCCTAA
- the LOC127592569 gene encoding PRA1 family protein 3-like: protein MAAKMELAPFRTWDDFYPGTERFAKPEFGDVAKWNNRVVSNLMYYQTNYFAAAVVVFLIVGFLNPLGMFLGGTVVTLVFMGSVWAGENQATIKNFKRKNPTLFVIGVMVTSYFLLSLCGGVMVFIFGITFPLLLILIHASLRLRNMKNRLENKMEVVGMKKTPMGVIMDLLDQQEERVNKMQDFIESKLKQ from the exons ATGGCAGCCAAAATGGAGCTTGCACCTTTCAGAACGTGGGATGATTTCTATCCGGGAACGGAGCGCTTCGCCAAACCAGAGTTTGGAGATGTGGCAAAGTGGAATAACAGAGTTGTCAGCAATTTAATGTACTACCAGACGAACTACTTCGCCGCGGCTGTGGTGGTTTTCCTCATCGTTGG GTTCCTGAACCCACTTGGCATGTTTCTTGGAGGAACTGTCGTGACCTTGGTATTCATGGGCTCCGTGTGGGCCGGAGAGAATCAAGCCACCATCAAGAACTTCAAGAGGAAGAACCCCACTCTGTTTGTAATCGGCGTCATGGTCACCAGTTACTTCCTGCTGTCGCTGTGCGGCGGTGTCATGGTCTTCATCTTTGGCATCACCTTCCCTCTGCTGT TAATCCTCATCCATGCCTCCCTGAGGCTGCGCAACATGAAGAACAGGCTGGAGAACAAGATGGAAGTTGTTGGGATGAAGAAGACTCCGATGGGCGTCATCATGGATCTCTTGGATCAGCAGGAGGAGAGAGTCAACAAAATGCAGGATTTTATCGAGAGCAAACTGAAGCAGTAA